A single Eulemur rufifrons isolate Redbay chromosome 9, OSU_ERuf_1, whole genome shotgun sequence DNA region contains:
- the C9H17orf107 gene encoding uncharacterized protein C17orf107 homolog, protein MKGTPSSLDTLLWVYHFHSSTEVALQPPLLSSLELSVAAAHEYLEQRFGELRSPEPQQPKEPGKLPDPKPTLGLVLREAAASIVSFGATLLEISALWLQQEARRLDGDDGTPGPAPDAGDPGRALARVAQAAGQGALHAGALAGASARLLVQGVRLCLCGRGLQGSASFLQQWRRQLGLGIPREQRYSRGLKVASSNSAEDGGPGDPSPFQPHPASK, encoded by the exons ATGAAGGGCACCCCCAGCTCCCTGGACACCCTGCTGTGGGTCTACCACTTCCACAGCTCCACTGAG gtGGCTCTCCAGCCCCCGCTCCTGTCTTCCCTGGAACTCTCTGTGGCCGCAGCCCATGAGTATCTGGAGCAGAGGTTCGGAGAGCTGAGGTCCCCGGAGCCCCAGCAGCCGAAGGAGCCGGGGAAGTTGCCTGACCCGAAGCCCACCCTGGGGCTGGTGCTAAGAGAAGCCGCGGCCAGCATCGTGAGCTTTGGCGCCACCTTATTAGAG ATCTCAGCCCTGTGGCTGCAGCAAGAGGCGCGGCGACTGGACGGCGATGACGGCACCCCGGGCCCAGCCCCAGACGCCGGGGATCCGGGCAGAGCGCTGGCCCGGGTAGCCCAGGCTGCCGGGCAGGGGGCTCTGCACGCTGGGGCTTTGGCGGGCGCCAGCGCCCGGCTCCTCGTCCAGGGGGTGAGGCTGTGCCTGTGTGGACGGGGCCTGCAGGGGTCTGCCTCATTCCTGCAACAGTGGCGACGGCAGCTGGGCCTCGGAATCCCCAGGGAACAG AGATACTCGAGAGGCCTCAAGGTGGCGTCCAGCAACAGCGCGGAGGACGGGGGACCGGGAGATCCTTCACCATTCCAGCCCCACCCCGCGTCCAAATAA